The following are from one region of the Acomys russatus chromosome 32, mAcoRus1.1, whole genome shotgun sequence genome:
- the Amotl2 gene encoding angiomotin-like protein 2 translates to MRTLEDSSGTVLHRLIQEQLRYGNLTETRTLLAIRQQALRGGAGAGGTGSPQASVEIGAPEDSQVQQQATRQEPQGQEHQGGETHLAENRLYRLCPQPSKGEELPTYEEAKAHSQYYAAQQQAGSRPHVGDRDPRGPSGGSRRQDEALRELRHGHVRSLSERLLQLSLERNGARVPSHMSSSHSFPQLARSQQGPQPRGPPAEGPEPRGPPPQYPHAMLAHETTAAVADPRYRPRSSPHFQHAEVRILQAQVPPVFLQQQQYQYLQQPQEHSPPLHPPALGHGPPSSFSPPAVEGPPSAQATSGSAHLAQMESVLRENARLQRDNERLQRELESTAEKASRIEKLENEIQRLSEAHESLMRTSSKREALEKTMRNKMDSEMRRLQDFNRDLRERLESANRHLASKTQEAQAGSQDMVAKLLAQSYEQQQEQERLERETALLRGAIEDQRRRAELLEQALGNAQSRAARAEEELRKKQAYVEKVERLQQALGQLQAACEKREQLELRLRTRLEQELKALRAQQRQAGTLTGGGGSNGGSTELSALRLSEQLREKEEQILALEADMTKWEQKYLEERAMRQFAMDAAATAAAQRDTTLIRHSPQSSPSTSFNEGLLAGTHRHQEMESRLKVLHAQILEKDAVIKVLQQRSRKDPGKATQGTLRPAKSVPSIFAAAVGTQGWQGLSSSERQTDTPARLTVDHIPAEEPPATAPLPTHTKHGSRDGSTQTDGPADTTSACLASEPDSLLGCSSSQQTASLDSVTSTRVQDLSDMVEILI, encoded by the exons ATGAGGACACTGGAAGACTCCTCAGGAACGGTCCTGCACCGCCTCATCCAGGAGCAGCTGCGCTACGGCAACCTGACAGAGACTCGCACACTGCTGGCCATCCGGCAGCAGGCCCTGAGGGGCGGGGCTGGAGCTGGGGGCACGGGGAGCCCCCAGGCCTCCGTGGAGATCGGAGCACCTGAGGACAGTCAGGTGCAACAGCAGGCCACCAGGCAGGAGCCCCAGGGCCAGGAGCATCAGGGCGGAGAGACCCACCTGGCAGAGAACAGGCTGTACCGGCTGTGTCCACAGCCCAGCAAAGGAGAAGAGCTGCCCACCTATGAGGAGGCCAAAGCCCATTCCCAATACTATGCCGCGCAGCAGCAGGCAGGGTCCAGGCCCCATGTTGGGGACCGGGATCCCAGAGGGCCGTCAGGAGGCAGCAGACGACAGGATGAGGCTCTGCGGGAGCTGAGGCACGGCCACGTACGCTCCCTGAGCGAACGACTTCTGCAGTTGTCCCTGGAAAGAAATGGTGCTCGAGTCCCTAGCCACATGAGCTCTTCCCATAGCTTCCCTCAGCTGGCCCGCAGCCAGCAGGGTCCGCAACCCCGAGGACCCCCAGCTGAGGGCCCAGAGCCTCGTGGGCCCCCACCTCAGTACCCACATGCCATGCTGGCTCATGAGACGACTGCAGCTGTAGCTGACCCGAGATACCGTCCCCGAAGCAGCCCACACTTCCAGCATGCAGAAGTCAG GATCCTGCAGGCCCAGGTACCACCAGTATTCCTTCAGCAGCAGCAGTACCAGTACCTGCAGCAGCCCCAGGagcactccccacccctccatccacCCGCTCTAGGCCATGGTCCCCCAAGCTCCTTCAGCCCACCTGCAGTGGAAGGACCGCCAAGTGCCCAGGCCACCTCGGGCAGTGCCCACCTGGCCCAGATGGAGAGTGTCCTGAGGGAGAACGCCAGGCTGCAGAGGGACAATGAGAGGTtgcagagagagctggagagcacTGCTGAGAAGGCCAGCCGCATAGAAAAG CTGGAAAATGAAATCCAGCGCCTTTCTGAGGCCCATGAGAGCCTGATGCGGACCTCTTCAAAGCGTGAGGCCCTGGAGAAGACGATGAGGAACAAGATGGACAGCGAGATGAGGCGCCTGCAGGACTTCAACCGCGATCTTAGAG AGAGATTGGAATCTGCAAACCGCCACCTGGCAAGCAAGACACAAGAAGCCCAGGCCGGCAGTCAGGACATGGTGGCTAAGCTGCTTGCTCAGA GCTATGAGCAGCAGCAAGAACAGGAGAGGCTGGAGCGGGAGACGGCACTGCTGCGTGGTGCCATCGAGGACCAGAGGAGACGTGCTGAACTGCTGGAACAGGCTCTGGGCAACGCGCAGAGCCGTGCCGCCCGAGCTGAAGAGGAGCTACGTAAGAAACAGGCCTACGTGGAGAAAGTGGAGCGGTTGCAGCAGGCACTGGGACAGTTGCAAGCTGCCTGTGAGAAGCGCGAGCAGCTGGAGCTGCGTCTGCGCACGCGCCtggagcaggaactcaaagcctTGCGTGCACAGCAG AGACAGGCGGGCACCCTCACCGGTGGTGGCGGCAGCAACGGTGGGTCCACCGAGCTCAGTGCCCTGCGACTGTCGGAAcaactgagagagaaagaagagcagatCCTGGCTCTAGAGGCCGACATGACCAAGTGGGAACAGAAATATCTGGAGGAACGGGCCATGAGGCAGTTTGCCATGGATGCGGCTGCCACCGCGGCTGCCCAGCGTGACACCACTCTCATCAGACACTCCCCCCAGTCCTCGCCCAGCACCAGTTTCAACGAGGGCCTGCTAGCGGGCACCCACAGGCACCAGGAGATGGAGAGCAG gTTGAAGGTGCTCCATGCACAGATCCTGGAGAAGGACGCAGTGATCAAGGTCCTTCAGCAGCGCTCCAGGAAAGaccctggcaaggccacccaggGCACACTGCGGCCCGCCAAATCAGTGCCATCCATCTTCGCGGCTGCAGTGGGGACTCAGGGCTGGCAAGGGCTCTCATCCAGCGAACGGCAAACTGATACACCTGCCCGGCTGACAGTAG ATCATATACCAGCAGAGGAGCCCCCGGCCACAGCTCCTCTCCCTACCCACACCAAACATGGGAGCAGAGATGGGAGCACCCAAACTGATGGCCCTGCAGACACCACCTCTGCCTGCTTGGCCTCAGAACCTGACAGCCTCCTGGGGTGCAGCAGTAGCCAGCAGACAGCCTCTCTGG ACTCTGTAACTTCAACCAGAGTCCAGGATCTGTCAGACATGGTGGAAATACTGATCTGA